The Methanomassiliicoccus sp. genome has a segment encoding these proteins:
- a CDS encoding rhodanese-like domain-containing protein: protein MLIDVRTPEEFRRERIEGARNVPVDALKGDLGPLDRDTPLLIYCKVGKRCVKALDQLNEMGFHDITVLDGGIESLKAFNIK, encoded by the coding sequence TTGCTCATAGATGTGCGCACCCCGGAGGAGTTCAGGAGGGAACGGATAGAGGGGGCCAGGAACGTGCCGGTGGATGCCCTCAAGGGCGACCTAGGACCGCTGGACCGGGATACCCCGCTGCTGATCTACTGCAAGGTGGGGAAGAGGTGCGTGAAGGCCTTGGACCAGCTGAATGAGATGGGGTTTCACGACATAACGGTGCTGGACGGGGGCATCGAATCACTGAAGGCGTTCAATATAAAATGA